In Hemicordylus capensis ecotype Gifberg chromosome 3, rHemCap1.1.pri, whole genome shotgun sequence, one DNA window encodes the following:
- the LOC128350503 gene encoding LOW QUALITY PROTEIN: craniofacial development protein 2-like (The sequence of the model RefSeq protein was modified relative to this genomic sequence to represent the inferred CDS: substituted 1 base at 1 genomic stop codon) encodes MTVDVFATIFCKVDGSWPPNSCKERIVVGMWKVRSMNMRKLNTVKDEMDRXQIDILGSSELKWTEIGHFQSENTIYYSGHEKRRNGVAFIVRKAIAMTVLGYNAVSDKLISIRFHGQPFNMTVLQVLSVYPTAYAEEEEVDEFYVQVQAEIYRTCKQDVLLVVGNRNAQIGNGKEENTVGLFGLEDRNEAGEQLIRFCQSNDLFIANTFFKQPKWCLYTWASPDGVHRIQIDYIIGIRRWRSSVRTAKTWLGAHCGTDHKLLMCQIQVKLKQKNKVYLFSSVVCSALKCQK; translated from the exons ATGACTGTGGACGTCTTTGCGACAATATTTTGCAAGGTAGATGGCTCTTGGCCTCCCAACAG ctgcaaagaaagAATTGTAGTGGGGATGTGGAaggtaagaagcatgaatatgagaaagctcaacacagtgaaagatgaaatggatCGATGAcaaattgacatcttgggcagcagtgaattaaaatggactgaaattggacactttcagtcagaaaatacCATTTattactcaggacatgaaaaacgaaggaacggtgttgctttcatagtcaggaaggctatagcaatgacagtacttgggtacaatgcggtcagtgacaaactaatatcaattagatttcatggacaaccctttaacatgacagttcttcaagtcttaTCAGTCTATCCAACAGcttatgcagaagaagaggaagttgatgagttttatgtgcAAGTTCAGGCTGAAAtttacagaacatgcaagcaagatgtgctgctggtggttggaaaCAGGAATGCCCaaattggaaatggtaaggaggaaaacacagttggattGTTTGGCCTTGAAgatagaaatgaagcaggagaacaacttattaggttctgccaatccaatgatctcttcattgctaacacattctttaaacaaccaaagtggtgcctatacacatgggcatcaccagatggagtacacagaattCAAATTGATTATATTATTGGTATAAGGAGGTGGAGGAGTTCAGTTagaacagcaaagacatggttgGGGGCtcattgtggaacagatcacaaactgctcatgtgccagatccaagtcaagctaaagcagaaaaacaaagtgtATCTATTTTCCAGTGTTGTATGCTCTGCCTTAAAATGTCAAAAATAA
- the DIPK2B gene encoding divergent protein kinase domain 2B isoform X5 → MEWATQRVTTSQSGLRTPMLRCPSQRLLDRIVRRYAEVPDAGSIYMEHFTDRDKLRLLYTLSVNSHPIILQIFPGAEGWPFPKYVGSCGRLIVTTSSRPLKDFYGSSLEVAADLALQLLAVLDSMRNNDLNYFFYFTHVDAGTFGIFNNGHLFIRDASTLGVIDKQEGSQLTSGQQGQKDIFSCLVADCQSVFPSCDSIKHTQSLIMVCEELLPKLLKGKFLPAVQEKIDSALSICANSLLTDQEVIMAAQGLVGILKPLQPCDSRFAYRYPDCKYSAKH, encoded by the exons gGTCTCCGTACACCAATGCTTCGCTGCCCATCACAGCGGCTTTTGGATCGAATAGTGCGGAGATATGCTGAAGTGCCAGATGCTGGTAGCATATACATGGAACATTTCACAGACCGTGATAAACTGCGTCTCCTCTACACACTGTCTGTTAACTCACATCCTATTATTTTACAG ATTTTTCCTGGAGCAGAAGGCTGGCCCTTTCCAAAATATGTGGGGTCCTGTGGCCGGCTGATAGTCACTACCAGCAGCAGGCCTCTGAAGGACTTTTATGGCTCATCTTTGGAAGTAGCAGCAGACCTGGCTCTCCAGCTCCTTGCTGTTCTTGATTCCATGAGGAATAATGACCTGAACTATTTCTTTTACTTCACCCATGTTGATGCTGGCACATTTGGCATTTTCAACAATGGGCATCTGTTCATCCGGGATGCCAGCACACTAGGAGTCATTGACAAGCAGGAAG gTAGCCAATTGACAAGTGGACAACAAGGACAGAAGGACATCTTTAGCTGCTTGGTTGCAGATTGCCAGTCAGTGTTTCCCTCCTGTGATTCCATCAAGCACACTCAGAGCCTTATCATGGTGTGTGAGGAACTGCTGCCCAAGCTCTTAAAGGGAAAATTCCTGCCTGCTGTTCAGGAGAAGATTGACAGTGCTTTGAGCATCTGTGCAAACAGCTTGCTAACGGATCAAGAAGTCATCATGGCAGCTCAGGGGCTGGTAGGGATTTTGAAGCCTCTGCAGCCCTGTGATTCCCGTTTTGCCTACCGCTACCCTGATTGCAAATATAGTGCCAAACACTGA
- the DIPK2B gene encoding divergent protein kinase domain 2B isoform X6, translating into MLRCPSQRLLDRIVRRYAEVPDAGSIYMEHFTDRDKLRLLYTLSVNSHPIILQIFPGAEGWPFPKYVGSCGRLIVTTSSRPLKDFYGSSLEVAADLALQLLAVLDSMRNNDLNYFFYFTHVDAGTFGIFNNGHLFIRDASTLGVIDKQEGSQLTSGQQGQKDIFSCLVADCQSVFPSCDSIKHTQSLIMVCEELLPKLLKGKFLPAVQEKIDSALSICANSLLTDQEVIMAAQGLVGILKPLQPCDSRFAYRYPDCKYSAKH; encoded by the exons ATGCTTCGCTGCCCATCACAGCGGCTTTTGGATCGAATAGTGCGGAGATATGCTGAAGTGCCAGATGCTGGTAGCATATACATGGAACATTTCACAGACCGTGATAAACTGCGTCTCCTCTACACACTGTCTGTTAACTCACATCCTATTATTTTACAG ATTTTTCCTGGAGCAGAAGGCTGGCCCTTTCCAAAATATGTGGGGTCCTGTGGCCGGCTGATAGTCACTACCAGCAGCAGGCCTCTGAAGGACTTTTATGGCTCATCTTTGGAAGTAGCAGCAGACCTGGCTCTCCAGCTCCTTGCTGTTCTTGATTCCATGAGGAATAATGACCTGAACTATTTCTTTTACTTCACCCATGTTGATGCTGGCACATTTGGCATTTTCAACAATGGGCATCTGTTCATCCGGGATGCCAGCACACTAGGAGTCATTGACAAGCAGGAAG gTAGCCAATTGACAAGTGGACAACAAGGACAGAAGGACATCTTTAGCTGCTTGGTTGCAGATTGCCAGTCAGTGTTTCCCTCCTGTGATTCCATCAAGCACACTCAGAGCCTTATCATGGTGTGTGAGGAACTGCTGCCCAAGCTCTTAAAGGGAAAATTCCTGCCTGCTGTTCAGGAGAAGATTGACAGTGCTTTGAGCATCTGTGCAAACAGCTTGCTAACGGATCAAGAAGTCATCATGGCAGCTCAGGGGCTGGTAGGGATTTTGAAGCCTCTGCAGCCCTGTGATTCCCGTTTTGCCTACCGCTACCCTGATTGCAAATATAGTGCCAAACACTGA